The Osmerus eperlanus chromosome 7, fOsmEpe2.1, whole genome shotgun sequence genome includes a region encoding these proteins:
- the LOC134023789 gene encoding G-protein coupled receptor 4-like, with protein sequence DPSLNSTTLDTSGIRPLWYFLDICEPAPYAFVFYFGVKVFNLVIGTPLNLMVIWLIARSKKSDSSTSDIFIINLAILDAYFCLMTPIDMVNRLVLQNDGLWFFQHFAYGVKDTAPVFLVCICMDRYVAVVHPVLFTGIRDNKIRAAVSVVAWSLILAYGLTKSILGVMSVNEIFSGLILFSFALMIFCNISVVWALRRSVAGKEVMHPVKKKALKMVLTLLSIIIFNYLPPVALMPFYSYFTMAQFRCQVATSVFSIMDLSSSIEPLLYVTKMDRPAWMGEGGCCGLFAPVKKPQEVKA encoded by the exons GACCCGTCTCTGAACTCCACGACCCTGGATACTTCAGGAATCCGGCCACTCTGGTACTTTCTGGACATATGTGAGCCCGCCCCGTACGCATTTGTGTTCTACTTTGGCGTCAAG gtCTTCAACCTGGTGATCGGAACGCCCTTGAACTTGATGGTCATCTGGCTGATCGCCCGCAGCAAGAAGAGCGACTCGTCCACGTCGGACATCTTCATCATCAACCTGGCCATCCTGGACGCCTACTTCTGCCTCATGACCCCCATCGACATGGTCAACCGGTTGGTCCTGCAAAACGACGGCTTGTGGTTCTTCCAGCACTTCGCCTATGGGGTCAAGGATACCGCTCCTGTCTTCCTG gtgtgcATCTGCATGGACCGCTACGTCGCCGTGGTCCACCCCGTCCTCTTCACCGGCATCCGCGACAACAAGATCCGCGCTGCCGTCTCCGTGGTGGCGTGGTCCCTCATCCTGGCGTACGGCCTCACCAAGAGCATCCTGGGAGTGATGAGCGTCAACGAGATCTTCAGCGGCCTCATCCTCTTCAGCTTCGCCCTCATGATCTTCTGCAACATCTCCGTCGTCTGGGCGCTGAGGCGCTCCGTGGCGGGCAAGGAGGTCATGCACCCCGTGAAGAAGAAAGCCCTGAAGATGGTGCTGACCCTGCTGAGCATCATCATCTTCAACTACCTCCCCCCCGTGGCCCTCATGCCCTTCTACTCCTACTTCACCATGGCCCAGTTCCGCTGCCAGGTAGCCACTAGCGTGTTTTCCATCATGGACCTGAGCAGCAGCATCGAGCCCCTGCTCTACGTGACCAAGATGGACCGGCCGGcctggatgggggagggggggtgctgcgGGCTGTTCGCCCCCGTCAAGAAGCCCCAGGAGGTGAAGgcgtga
- the LOC134023787 gene encoding G-protein coupled receptor 35, whose translation MSYSNVTAVDPSLNSTTLDTSGVRPLWYQLDICEPSPYAFVFYYSVKVINLVIGTPLNVMVMWQIARTKKSDSSTSDIFIINLAILDAYFCLMSPIDMVNRMVLASDGVWFFQRFAYGVKDTAPLFLVCICMDRYVAVVHPVLFTGIRDNKIRAAVSVVAWSLILAYGLTKSILGVMSVNEIFSGLILFSFALMIFCNISVVWALRRSVAGKEVMHPVKKKALKMVLTLLSIIIFNYLPPVALIPFYSYFTVAQFRCQVATSVFSIMDLSSSIEPLLYVTKIDRPAWMGEGACCGLFAPVKKPQEVKV comes from the exons ATGAGTTATTCCAACGTGACGGCGGTCGACCCGTCTCTGAACTCCACGACCCTGGATACTTCAGGAGTCCGACCCCTCTGGTACCAGCTGGACATATGTGAGCCCTCCCCGTACGCGTTTGTGTTCTACTACAGCGTCAAG gtCATCAACCTGGTGATTGGAACGCCCTTGAACGTGATGGTCATGTGGCAGATCGCCCGTACCAAGAAGAGCGACTCGTCCACGTCGGACATCTTCATCATCAACCTGGCCATCCTGGACGCCTACTTCTGCCTCATGTCCCCCATCGACATGGTCAACCGGATGGTCCTGGCCAGCGACGGCGTGTGGTTCTTCCAGCGCTTCGCCTACGGGGTCAAGGATACCGCCCCTCTCTTCCTG gtgtgCATCTGCATGGACCGCTACGTCGCCGTGGTCCACCCCGTCCTCTTCACCGGCATCCGTGACAACAAGATCCGCGCTGCCGTCTCCGTGGTGGCGTGGTCCCTCATCCTGGCGTACGGCCTCACCAAGAGCATCCTGGGAGTGATGAGCGTCAACGAGATCTTCAGCGGCCTCATCCTCTTCAGCTTCGCCCTCATGATCTTCTGCAACATCTCCGTCGTCTGGGCGCTGAGGCGCTCCGTGGCGGGCAAGGAGGTCATGCACCCCGTGAAGAAGAAAGCCCTGAAGATGGTGCTGACCCTCCTGAGCATCATCATCTTCAACTACCTCCCTCCCGTGGCCCTCATCCCCTTCTACTCCTACTTCACCGTGGCCCAGTTCCGCTGCCAGGTAGCCACTAGCGTGTTTTCCATCATGGACCTGAGCAGCAGCATCGAGCCCCTGCTCTACGTGACCAAGATTGACCGGCCGGcctggatgggggagggggcatgtTGCGGGCTGTTTGCCCCCGTCAAGAAGCCCCAGGAGGTGAAGgtgtga
- the LOC134023791 gene encoding LOW QUALITY PROTEIN: NACHT, LRR and PYD domains-containing protein 3-like (The sequence of the model RefSeq protein was modified relative to this genomic sequence to represent the inferred CDS: deleted 2 bases in 1 codon): MATTMLMLLLNHLEELEAESFKRFKKLLNHEIPDGFEPVRGDQSELDMTDTTDILICKYGSDGSLVVMQHIMKKLRRNDLVQSLEKSKNVSKSEAPWEKSQREHKERLERKYVAVHKGTRDEVLEGRSEGVTTEHEVVLVERANMTAGSRGVVVNSADIFNCRYGGKIKTVLTTGLAGVGKKITVQKFVLDWLEGKIHKDIQFTFILPFRELNLMKDDASMLELLLIFHPEVKGIEFEDQRVLFIFDGLDESKLPLDFASNGVLSKLDKVSSVDQLLTNLIKGHLFHNARIWITSRPAAADKIPHDLVGRFTEITGFDNSQKDEYFRKAVHEDQELATRIITHIKSCRSLHIMCHLPIFCWISLRVLREMMKKGNSEARTEIPRTITEMYIHFLLVQTSVKNEKYNMGGGRRGNRKELSDDDQTLVLKLGELAYKHLESGKILFGEDDMRDCGVDVEMASVCSGMCTEIIKVDSGLYDEKMYCFVHLSIQELFAALYVFCVFVKTNRNLLMTEESLRKAFQLSQFGDLPMTFGKKEEIEDEDHVYFPSVSYLEHVVLTIKFKKIGGTLCRPMSCNAFTPLSGLLKTALDLSLASERGYLDLFVRFLLGISQKGCQAHLRSLLTPVEGNPGSLDDTEKNITETIAYIKRKNREDPRPGSTIKENLNPERLINMIHCLNELNDDTLQREVLAKGRWNELTPPQCSALAYTLTVSNQPCDVFDLKAHNSSPEGHSRLMPLINRLERCRLSREACESLAAVFGSSNTKLERLSVSGNDLQDSGAEVLLFGLASSHCSLQSLSMEGCGLTGAVCATATSVLKSANSRLKELDLSSNRLGDCGVQRLCVQLGGASCSVRTLRLSGCDVTKNGCGFLVCALRLNPGHLEELDLGHDDPDDPEAPCWRSLVSD, from the exons ATGGCGACTACTATGCtgatgctcctcctgaatcaCCTGGAAGAGTTGGAAGCGGAGTCTTTCAAACGTTTCAAAAAGCTGCTCAACCATGAGATCCCAGATGGTTTCGAACCTGTACGAGGGGACCAGTCGGAGTTGGATATGACGGACACCACGGATATCCTGATTTGTAAGTATGGAAGCGATGGATCCCTGGTTGTCATGCAACACATCATGAAGAAACTGCGTAGGAACGACCTAGTCCAGTCACTCGAGAAGAGCAAGAACG TCAGTAAATCGGAAGCACCGTGGGAGAAGAGTCAACGAGAACACAAAGAACGTCTGGAGAGAAAGTACGTAGCCGTACACAAGGGCACAAGGGACGAAGTCCTCGAGGGCAGAAGCGAAGGGGTCACCACCGAGCATGAGGTGGTGTTGGTCGAGCGAGCAAATATGACGGCAGGTTCCAGAGGTGTCGTGGTTAACAGCGCCGACATCTTCAACTGCCGGTACGGGGGCAAGATCAAGACAGTTCTGACGACCGGACTCGCCGGGGTTGGCAAAAAAATTACAGTGCAAAAGTTTGTTCTCGACTGGCTGGAGGGGAAAATCCATAAGGACATACAGTTCACCTTTATCCTTCCATTCAGAGAGCTGAATTTGATGAAAGATGACGCAAGTATGCTTGAGCTTCTCTTAATCTTTCACCCGGAAGTGAAGGGCATAGAATTTGAAGACCAGAGAGTTCTGTTCATTTTTGACGGTCTGGACGAGAGCAAACTCCCTTTGGATTTTGCGAGCAACGGGGTGTTGAGCAAACTCGACAAAGTTTCTTCGGTGGATCAACTTCTGACAAACCTCATCAAGGGGCACCTGTTTCACAACGCTCGCATCTGGATAACCTCACGACCTGCCGCCGCCGACAAGATCCCACACGACCTCGTCGGCCGTTTCACAGAGATCACAGGGTTCGACAATTCCCAGAAGGACGAGTACTTCAGGAAGGCGGTCCATGAAGACCAAGAACTGGCAACCAGGATCATCACCCACATCAAGTCCTGTCGATCCCTGCACATCATGTGCCATCTACCCATCTTCTGCTGGATCTCACTCAGGGTTCTGAGGGAGATGATGAAGAAGGGAAACAGCGAGGCCCGGACTGAGATTCCGAGAACGATTACCGAAATGTACATTCACTTCCTCCTTGTGCAGACCAGTGTGAAGAATGAGAAGTacaacatgggg ggggggcgcaggggGAACCGGAAGGAGCTGTCAGACGACGACCAAACGCTCGTCCTCAAGCTTGGAGAGCTCGCCTACAAGCACCTGGAGAGCGGGAAGATCCTGTTCGGTGAGGACGACATGAGGGACTGCGGCGTCGATGTGGAAATGGCTTCCGTGTGCTCCGGAATGTGCACAGAAATCATCAAGGTTGATTCCGGTCTGTACGATGAGAAAATGTACTGTTTCGTACATCTCAGCATCCAGGAACTGTTTGCAGCGTTGTAcgttttctgtgtgtttgtgaaaaccAACAGGAATCTACTTATGACAGAGGAGAGTCTGAGGAAAGCTTTTCAGTTATCCCAGTTTGGGGACCTGCCAATGACATTCGGGAAAAAGGAAGAAATTGAGGATGAAGATCACGTTTATTTTCCCAGTGTTTCATATCTAGAACATGTAGTACTGACCATCAAGTTCAAGAAGATTGGGGGAACTTTATGTCGTCCAATGAGTTGCAATGCCTTCACACCGTTGTCGGGCTTGCTCAAAACTGCGTTGGACCTGTCCTTGGCGAGCGAGCGTGGATACTTGGACCTTTTTGTCCGCTTCCTTCTGGGCATCTCCCAAAAGGGCTGCCAGGCTCACCTGAGAAGCCTTCTGACTCCGGTGGAAGGAAACCCAGGGAGCCTCGACGACACAGAGAAAAACATCACGGAGACAATCGCTTACATCAAGAGGAAGAACAGAGAGGATCCCCGTCCAGGATCAACAATAAAAGAGAATCTAAATCCAGAGAGACTGATCAACATGATCCACTGCCTGAACGAGCTGAACGACGACACGCTACAGAGGGAAGTGCTCGCTAAAGGACGTTGGAATGAACTGACCCCCCCACAGTGCTCTGCCCTGGCCTACACATTGACAGTTTCCAATCAACCGTGTGACGTCTTTGACTTGAAGGCCCACAATTCATCCCCAGAGGGCCACTCGAGACTAATGCCACTTATAAATCG GCTGGAGAGATGCCGTCTGTCCAGGGAGGCCTGTGAGAgtctggctgctgtgtttggcTCCAGCAACACTAAGCTGGAGAGACTTAGCGTCAGTGGTAACGACCTGCAGGACTCGGGCGCAGAAGTTCTGCTGTTTGGGCTGGCGTCTTCACACTGCTCACTGCAGAGTCTGAG CATGGAGGGCTGTGGCCTCACGGGGGCTGTGTGTGCGACGGCAACTTCAGTCCTGAAGTCTGCTAACTCAAGGCTGAAGGAGTTGGATCTCAGCTCCAACCGCCTAGGAGACTGTGGAGTGCAGCGCCTGTGCGTACAGCTAGGGGGCGCCAGCTGCAGCGTACGAACGCTCAG GCTGTCTGGTTGTGATGTGACAAAGAATGGTTGTGGCTTCCTGGTGTGTGCGTTGCGTTTAAACCCCGGACACCTGGAGGAACTGGACCTGGGCCACGATGACCCTGATGACCCTGAggccccctgctggaggagcCTGGTGTCAGACTAG
- the LOC134024095 gene encoding uncharacterized protein LOC134024095 isoform X2, giving the protein MFARILIRMSSSLPHHVIWETEELVAYLHPSPWTPGTVTLERKPLPGGDEAGGPGRGSIFHLAEREYLSLMLGARSLGRLLGDRLGVRRCALVSKPHRDSPAQIRLLPLHGLGSEWRPHLAEEERFSPHDPGYITSLGGPLRPPAHLLELQAQIRARLPAPDAPPDLTFLGEDPRHAGLFSRIVRGEEQQWRVWEDRGHVAFLTPFPNSPGLTVIVPRRPLTSDILRLEEGDYTELVLATRKVSLLLEEGLGAWGVGLIFEGFEIDYAHAKLIPLIAPPAGEEAGPIASLPPPRFYPVYPGYVSSEDGPEASSESLKELQVRITQA; this is encoded by the exons atgtttgCAAGAATTTTAATAAG AATGTCCTCGTCACTTCCTCATCACGTCATCTGGGAGACTGAGGAGCTGGTGGcgtacctccacccctccccctggaCTCCTGGCACAGTTACCCTGGAGAGGAAGCCTCTTCCTGGGGGAGATGAGGCTGGAGGCCCAGGGAGAG gAAGTATCTTCCACCTGGCGGAGAGGGAGTACCTGAGCCTGATGCTGGGGGCTCGGTCCCTGGGGAGGCTCCTGGGTGACAGGCTGGGCGTCCGGAGGTGTGCCCTGGTCTCCAAGCCCCACAGAGACTCACCTGCTCAG AtccgtctcctccccctgcacggCCTGGGGTCCGAGTGGCGCCCCCACCTGGCGGAGGAGGAGCGCTTCTCCCCTCACGACCCCGGCTACATCACCTCCCTGGGCGGTCCCCTCCGGCCCCCCGCCCACCTCCTGGAGCTCCAGGCTCAGATCCGAGCCAGGCTCCCGGCCCCCGACGCCCCGCCGGACCTCACCTTCCTGGGGGAAGACCCTCGGCACGCCGGCCTCTTCTCCAGGATCGTGCGTGGCGAGGAGCAGcagtggagggtgtgggaggacCGGGGCCACGTGGCGTTCCTCACGCCCTTCCCCAACTCCCCCGGGCTCACCGTGATCGTCCCCcgccgacctctgacctccgaCATACTCCGACTCGAAGAGGGGGATTACACGGAGCTCGTTCTGGCAACCCGGAAGGTGTCTCTGCtcctggaggaggggttgggggcgtggggggtggggctgaTCTTCGAGGGGTTTGAGATTGACTATGCCCACGCCAAGTTGATCCCGCTGATAGCACCTCCAGCAGGAGAAGAGGCGGGCCCCATCGCCAGCCTGCCTCCACCCCGGTTCTACCCCGTCTATCCTGGGTACGTGAGCTCTGAGGATGGGCCTGAGGCCAGCTCGGAGAGCCTGAAGGAGCTACAGGTTAGAATCACGCAGGCTTGA
- the LOC134023788 gene encoding G-protein coupled receptor 35-like, with protein sequence MDVCICMDRYVAVVHPILYTGIRNNKIRAAVSVAAWSLILAYGLAKSILGVMSVNEIFSGLILFSFALMIFCNISVVWALRRSVAGKEVMHPVKKKALKMVLTLLSIIIFNYLPPVALIPFYSYFTVAQFRCQVATSVFSIMDLDLRDRDGPAGLDGGGGVLRAVRPRQEAPGGEGHLLIKPQRDQSEAG encoded by the exons ATGGAT gtgtgCATCTGCATGGACCGCTACGTCGCCGTGGTCCACCCCATCCTCTACACCGGCATCCGCAACAACAAGATCCGCGCTGCCGTCTCCGTGGCGGCGTGGTCCCTCATCCTGGCGTACGGCCTCGCCAAGAGCATCCTGGGAGTGATGAGCGTCAACGAGATCTTCAGCGGCCTCATCCTCTTCAGCTTCGCCCTCATGATCTTCTGCAACATCTCCGTCGTCTGGGCGCTGAGGCGCTCCGTGGCGGGCAAGGAGGTCATGCACCCCGTGAAGAAGAAAGCCTTGAAGATGGTGCTGACCCTCCTGAGCATCATCATCTTCAACTACCTCCCTCCCGTGGCCCTCATCCCCTTCTACTCCTACTTCACCGTGGCCCAGTTCCGCTGCCAGGTAGCCACTAGCGTGTTTTCCATCATGGACCTGGACCTACGTGACCGAGATGGACCGGCCGGcctggatgggggagggggggtgctgcgGGCTGTTCGCCCCCGTCAAGAAGCCCCAGGAGGTGAAG GACACCTCTTAATTAAACCCCAGAGGGACCAATCAGAGGCTGGCTAG
- the LOC134024095 gene encoding uncharacterized protein LOC134024095 isoform X1, translating into MLLPSQSGSKSKHETGMRYSIYTFIIAFVAVCTYFTVNKEPTEADNRMSSSLPHHVIWETEELVAYLHPSPWTPGTVTLERKPLPGGDEAGGPGRGSIFHLAEREYLSLMLGARSLGRLLGDRLGVRRCALVSKPHRDSPAQIRLLPLHGLGSEWRPHLAEEERFSPHDPGYITSLGGPLRPPAHLLELQAQIRARLPAPDAPPDLTFLGEDPRHAGLFSRIVRGEEQQWRVWEDRGHVAFLTPFPNSPGLTVIVPRRPLTSDILRLEEGDYTELVLATRKVSLLLEEGLGAWGVGLIFEGFEIDYAHAKLIPLIAPPAGEEAGPIASLPPPRFYPVYPGYVSSEDGPEASSESLKELQVRITQA; encoded by the exons ATGTTACTTCCGAGTCAGTCCGGCTCAAAATCTAAACACGAGACTGGCATGCGTTATAGTATATACACGTTTATCATCGCCTTCGTAGCAGTTTGTACGTATTTTACCGTCAACAAAGAGCCAACCGAAGCTGACAACAG AATGTCCTCGTCACTTCCTCATCACGTCATCTGGGAGACTGAGGAGCTGGTGGcgtacctccacccctccccctggaCTCCTGGCACAGTTACCCTGGAGAGGAAGCCTCTTCCTGGGGGAGATGAGGCTGGAGGCCCAGGGAGAG gAAGTATCTTCCACCTGGCGGAGAGGGAGTACCTGAGCCTGATGCTGGGGGCTCGGTCCCTGGGGAGGCTCCTGGGTGACAGGCTGGGCGTCCGGAGGTGTGCCCTGGTCTCCAAGCCCCACAGAGACTCACCTGCTCAG AtccgtctcctccccctgcacggCCTGGGGTCCGAGTGGCGCCCCCACCTGGCGGAGGAGGAGCGCTTCTCCCCTCACGACCCCGGCTACATCACCTCCCTGGGCGGTCCCCTCCGGCCCCCCGCCCACCTCCTGGAGCTCCAGGCTCAGATCCGAGCCAGGCTCCCGGCCCCCGACGCCCCGCCGGACCTCACCTTCCTGGGGGAAGACCCTCGGCACGCCGGCCTCTTCTCCAGGATCGTGCGTGGCGAGGAGCAGcagtggagggtgtgggaggacCGGGGCCACGTGGCGTTCCTCACGCCCTTCCCCAACTCCCCCGGGCTCACCGTGATCGTCCCCcgccgacctctgacctccgaCATACTCCGACTCGAAGAGGGGGATTACACGGAGCTCGTTCTGGCAACCCGGAAGGTGTCTCTGCtcctggaggaggggttgggggcgtggggggtggggctgaTCTTCGAGGGGTTTGAGATTGACTATGCCCACGCCAAGTTGATCCCGCTGATAGCACCTCCAGCAGGAGAAGAGGCGGGCCCCATCGCCAGCCTGCCTCCACCCCGGTTCTACCCCGTCTATCCTGGGTACGTGAGCTCTGAGGATGGGCCTGAGGCCAGCTCGGAGAGCCTGAAGGAGCTACAGGTTAGAATCACGCAGGCTTGA
- the LOC134024095 gene encoding uncharacterized protein LOC134024095 isoform X3, producing MSSSLPHHVIWETEELVAYLHPSPWTPGTVTLERKPLPGGDEAGGPGRGSIFHLAEREYLSLMLGARSLGRLLGDRLGVRRCALVSKPHRDSPAQIRLLPLHGLGSEWRPHLAEEERFSPHDPGYITSLGGPLRPPAHLLELQAQIRARLPAPDAPPDLTFLGEDPRHAGLFSRIVRGEEQQWRVWEDRGHVAFLTPFPNSPGLTVIVPRRPLTSDILRLEEGDYTELVLATRKVSLLLEEGLGAWGVGLIFEGFEIDYAHAKLIPLIAPPAGEEAGPIASLPPPRFYPVYPGYVSSEDGPEASSESLKELQVRITQA from the exons ATGTCCTCGTCACTTCCTCATCACGTCATCTGGGAGACTGAGGAGCTGGTGGcgtacctccacccctccccctggaCTCCTGGCACAGTTACCCTGGAGAGGAAGCCTCTTCCTGGGGGAGATGAGGCTGGAGGCCCAGGGAGAG gAAGTATCTTCCACCTGGCGGAGAGGGAGTACCTGAGCCTGATGCTGGGGGCTCGGTCCCTGGGGAGGCTCCTGGGTGACAGGCTGGGCGTCCGGAGGTGTGCCCTGGTCTCCAAGCCCCACAGAGACTCACCTGCTCAG AtccgtctcctccccctgcacggCCTGGGGTCCGAGTGGCGCCCCCACCTGGCGGAGGAGGAGCGCTTCTCCCCTCACGACCCCGGCTACATCACCTCCCTGGGCGGTCCCCTCCGGCCCCCCGCCCACCTCCTGGAGCTCCAGGCTCAGATCCGAGCCAGGCTCCCGGCCCCCGACGCCCCGCCGGACCTCACCTTCCTGGGGGAAGACCCTCGGCACGCCGGCCTCTTCTCCAGGATCGTGCGTGGCGAGGAGCAGcagtggagggtgtgggaggacCGGGGCCACGTGGCGTTCCTCACGCCCTTCCCCAACTCCCCCGGGCTCACCGTGATCGTCCCCcgccgacctctgacctccgaCATACTCCGACTCGAAGAGGGGGATTACACGGAGCTCGTTCTGGCAACCCGGAAGGTGTCTCTGCtcctggaggaggggttgggggcgtggggggtggggctgaTCTTCGAGGGGTTTGAGATTGACTATGCCCACGCCAAGTTGATCCCGCTGATAGCACCTCCAGCAGGAGAAGAGGCGGGCCCCATCGCCAGCCTGCCTCCACCCCGGTTCTACCCCGTCTATCCTGGGTACGTGAGCTCTGAGGATGGGCCTGAGGCCAGCTCGGAGAGCCTGAAGGAGCTACAGGTTAGAATCACGCAGGCTTGA